A region of Acropora muricata isolate sample 2 unplaced genomic scaffold, ASM3666990v1 scaffold_750, whole genome shotgun sequence DNA encodes the following proteins:
- the LOC136907637 gene encoding uncharacterized protein, with the protein MTSRSFSNPLLFVCGEAYLNSSNCSTSLRDIVVTSLATRWPTRTHPKRTEILDPRQHDSMEMFDTISNASVFVFVFSEKTLEDSFYLNQYGVAKSYGVPVIGVRLTSFFLRNPLPEHFYRTEIVNNSGNEPKIEGKRSCVKTISLADQIICDFKNAMVYGGDFHKSCIERLMHKVCKAYVPRENVKTFIERSFESLANVYSLNKRNAKPNAQALCPKCGFLLPDFEPPKLLRTSSTGSLLRRSQTMEQIPVFENHCISSSYRSSTPRNRTPLQPTTIQFPSPQVFKAVKKMEIPSQGNWIQRHDNKPQKVEPKMQAKTNLKPPGASSEISRSSSAGSGTISETIREEIKTSSTTTNPPKIFRRQSRVSNGSWTDKIRSRLRRQSSLPVIPTTYLVTTADGLEKQISLVKYPPEKREPSSPRSNDSTSMFSDDEDQETIHISRVPSPDAPSG; encoded by the coding sequence ATGACTTCTCGCAGTTTTTCAAATCCATTGCTGTTTGTTTGCGGCGAAGCATATTTAAACTCTTCGAACTGCAGCACTTCACTTCGCGACATTGTAGTTACTAGCTTAGCCACTCGATGGCCTACACGAACGCATCCAAAACGCACAGAAATTCTCGATCCGCGACAACACGACAGCATGGAAATGTTTGACACGATATCAAATGCCAGCGTCTTTGTCTTCGTCTTCAGCGAAAAGACACTGGAGGACAGTTTTTATCTCAATCAGTACGGAGTTGCCAAATCGTACGGCGTACCAGTCATTGGTGTACGACTGACAAGTTTCTTTCTGCGCAACCCGTTGCCTGAACACTTTTACAGAACGGAAATAGTCAATAACAGCGGAAACGAGCCAAAAATCGAAGGAAAACGCTCCTGTGTCAAAACAATCTCGCTAGCGGATCAGATAATCTGCGATTTCAAGAATGCTATGGTTTACGGCGGGGACTTTCACAAATCCTGTATTGAAAGATTAATGCACAAGGTCTGCAAAGCTTATGTACCGCGAGAAAACGTTAAAACGTTCATCGAACGGTCTTTCGAAAGTCTCGCAAACGTGTATTCTTTAAATAAACGGAACGCGAAACCGAACGCGCAAGCTCTGTGTCCCAAATGTGGCTTTCTTCTCCCAGATTTTGAGCCGCCCAAGCTTTTACGTACTTCCAGCACTGGATCGCTTTTGCGAAGAAGTCAAACCATGGAACAGATACCCGTTTTCGAGAATCATTGCATTTCTTCAAGCTACAGATCGTCAACACCAAGGAATCGAACTCCTCTTCAACCCACAACCATCCAGTTTCCAAGTCCGCAAGTTTTCAAGGCAGTAAAAAAGATGGAAATTCCCTCCCAAGGAAACTGGATTCAAAGGCATGATAACAAACCTCAAAAAGTCGAACCCAAAATGCAGGCCAAGACAAACTTAAAGCCACCTGGAGCTAGTTCCGAGATATCAAGATCCAGTTCAGCCGGATCTGGAACAATTTCGGAAACTATTCgagaagaaataaaaacatcTTCAACCACGACCAATCCTCCGAAGATATTCCGACGCCAGTCCCGAGTCTCAAACGGCAGCTGGACTGATAAGATTCGTAGCAGACTTCGGCGACAATCGAGTTTGCCCGTCATTCCCACCACGTATCTCGTAACAACTGCCGACGGGCTTGAAAAGCAGATTTCCCTCGTGAAATACCCTCCCGAGAAGCGGGAGCCATCTTCGCCTCGCAGTAACGACAGCACGTCAATGTTTTCCGACGACGAAGATCAAGAAACGATCCACATATCACGTGTGCCGAGCCCTGATgcaccgagtggatga
- the LOC136907638 gene encoding 14-3-3-like protein 1 yields MDRTSIKEFLSAESEETLVELAKLAEQAERYDDMSEAMKRVTEMKCRSDKRQALSAEERNLLSVAYKNVVGARRSSWRVICALEEKHESNEEKARMLNDYKAKIEQELNAICDEVLELLEKLAPEDGQDGENADQEAKIFYCKMKGDYFRYKAEVAGEDKRSEATKKSEESYSKALELSSTSLPPTHPIRLGLALNFSVFYYEIRNSPEKACALAKKAFDDSIAELDKLQEDCYKDSTLIMQLLRDNLTLWTSNQEQEEDEPQG; encoded by the exons ATGGACCGAACATCCATTAAGGAATTCTTGTCTGCGGAATCTGAAGAGACACTAGTTGAACTGGCTAAGCTTGCCGAGCAAGCTGAACGATACGATGACATGTCAGAGGCAATGAAGAGAGTTACAGAAATGAAATGTCGCTCAGACAAAAGGCAAGCCCTTTCGGCAGAGGAGAGAAATCTGCTCTCTGTTGCTTATAAGAATGTCGTCGGAGCGAGGCGTTCGTCTTGGAGAGTAATCTGTGCTTTGGAAGAAAAGCATGAAAGCAATGAAGAGAAGGCGCGTATGTTAAATGATTATAAGGCGAAAATTGAGCAGGAACTCAATGCAATCTGCGATGAAGTCTTG GAACTCCTTGAGAAACTTGCGCCCGAAGACGGCCAAGATGGAGAAAATGCAGATCAAGAGGCAAAAATCTTCTATTGTAAAATGAAAGGTGACTATTTCAGATACAAAGCAGAAGTTGCTGGAGAGGATAAGAGATCAG AGGCAACCAAGAAATCTGAAGAGTCGTACTCAAAAGCATTAGAACTGAGCTCAACAAGCCTTCCTCCCACACATCCTATTCGCCTGGGATTGGCACttaatttctctgttttctATTATGAAATTCGTAATAGTCCTGAAAAAGCTTGCGCTTTGGCTAAAAAG GCTTTTGATGACTCAATTGCTGAGCTTGATAAATTGCAGGAAGACTGTTACAAAGATAGTACCCTTATAATGCAACTGTTACGTGACAATCTTACT TTGTGGACTTCGAATCAAGAACAGGAAGAAGACGAGCCTCAAGGGTGA